The genomic region CAGTACTGTTACTGGAATGCCAGCGGCAACAACGTTGTCAGGAACATCCTTATTCACAAAACTGAAAGCGCCGATAATTGTGTTTTTACCAACCTTCACACCGGGCATCACCACCGAATGGCTCCCGATACGGCAATTTCGTTTAAGAACGGCTTCTCCCTGCTTATCGTCAATCGTGGAGACTGAATAGATAGCACAATGAGAGCCAATCTGCACAAAATCTTCGATAATCACGCCGTTTTTCGCGTTAATGTA from Methanomicrobia archaeon harbors:
- a CDS encoding acyltransferase → MRFETWEFPEIEEAKLTKYSWLVHHKEGLKLGYKTDIGAFTYINAKNGVIIEDFVQIGSHCAIYSVSTIDDKQGEAVLKRNCRIGSHSVVMPGVKVGKNTIIGAFSFVNKDVPDNVVAAGIPVTVLRNLTEEELKKLEEDIQ